One genomic window of Actinoplanes lobatus includes the following:
- a CDS encoding amidohydrolase — protein MTTALEAPEGADTAWPGQLPGSDPLPGRLDRWLASRGAELVAIRRHLHAHPEPSHSEFETAALIARELSVAGLTPQLLPRGNGVICDIGEGPRTIAFRADIDSLPLQDLKDVSYRSTVDGQAHACGHDVHTTVMLGLGMALAQLNEQDLLPGRVRLLFQPAEEAMPSGAPEVIAAGGLKDVDAIFALHCYPQLPAGLVGVRSGPFTAAADAVEVKLTGPGGHTARPHLTADLVHALGRIIVDVPALLSRRIDPRAGISLVWGSVHAGQAFNAIPGAGEVRGTVRVLSREAWREAPELITKLIRDVVAATGAEVDVNYIRGVPPVINDRMASATIAGAAGAALGPDRVVEAELSMGGEDFAFYLEHVPGAMIRLGTGRPGSDIRHDLHQGDFDVDESCIGYGVRVMAHTALAALSTGSF, from the coding sequence GTGACTACTGCTCTGGAGGCGCCCGAGGGCGCCGATACGGCGTGGCCCGGGCAACTCCCCGGGTCCGACCCCCTCCCCGGCCGGCTGGACCGCTGGCTCGCCTCGCGGGGGGCCGAGCTGGTAGCCATTCGCCGGCATCTCCACGCCCACCCCGAGCCGTCACACTCCGAGTTCGAGACCGCCGCGCTCATCGCCCGGGAGCTCTCCGTCGCCGGCCTCACCCCGCAGCTGCTGCCGCGCGGCAACGGCGTCATCTGCGACATCGGTGAGGGCCCGCGGACCATCGCCTTCCGGGCCGACATCGACTCGCTGCCGTTGCAGGACCTCAAGGACGTGTCCTACCGCAGCACCGTCGACGGGCAGGCCCACGCCTGCGGCCACGACGTGCACACCACCGTCATGCTCGGCCTGGGCATGGCGCTGGCGCAGCTCAACGAGCAGGACCTCCTGCCCGGCCGGGTGCGGCTGCTCTTCCAGCCGGCCGAGGAGGCGATGCCGTCCGGCGCGCCCGAGGTGATCGCCGCGGGCGGCCTCAAGGACGTCGACGCCATCTTCGCGCTGCACTGCTACCCGCAACTGCCGGCCGGGCTGGTCGGGGTCCGCTCCGGCCCGTTCACCGCGGCCGCCGACGCGGTCGAGGTCAAGCTGACCGGCCCCGGTGGGCACACCGCCCGCCCGCACCTGACCGCCGACCTGGTGCACGCGCTGGGCCGGATCATCGTCGACGTGCCCGCGCTGCTCAGCCGCCGGATCGACCCGCGCGCCGGCATCTCCCTGGTCTGGGGCTCGGTGCACGCCGGGCAGGCGTTCAACGCCATCCCCGGCGCGGGCGAGGTGCGCGGCACCGTCCGGGTCCTCAGCCGGGAAGCCTGGCGGGAGGCGCCCGAGCTGATCACCAAGCTGATCCGGGACGTGGTCGCGGCCACCGGCGCCGAGGTCGACGTCAACTACATCCGCGGCGTCCCGCCGGTCATCAACGACCGGATGGCGTCGGCGACCATCGCGGGCGCCGCGGGCGCCGCGCTCGGCCCGGACCGGGTGGTCGAGGCCGAGCTCAGCATGGGTGGCGAGGACTTCGCCTTCTACCTGGAACACGTCCCCGGCGCGATGATCCGCCTCGGCACCGGCCGGCCCGGCTCCGACATCCGGCACGACCTGCACCAGGGCGACTTCGACGTGGACGAGAGCTGCATCGGCTACGGCGTCCGGGTGATGGCCCACACCGCCCTGGCCGCCCTCTCCACCGGCTCTTTTTAA
- a CDS encoding DUF4349 domain-containing protein: MNKRGLTATLLLAGLLLAGCGADNESQSDSGSAGAPAVGEADRKVDQAGGGAAQEQAAPTQGKDSAAQAPDLRVDQRSIIYTGSITLRVEDVTSAAAQVTGIAAASGGFVGGDERHSGDGSSTANITLRVPADKFTSAVDQIAKLGTEETRGINTEDVTEQVVDLDARISVQKARVESGKRLLAEAKSLDDLVMLEREVATRESDLAALEGKKRRLSDLTSLSTITVVLLDPAAAAVEPEEEPPGFLAGLAGGWKALMASLGVLLTILGALLPWIIAIGLPAWAVMHLLRRYRRRNTPALVAPPAETPASNP, encoded by the coding sequence ATGAATAAACGGGGACTCACGGCGACACTCCTTCTGGCGGGCCTGCTGCTCGCCGGCTGCGGCGCCGACAACGAATCACAATCGGACAGCGGATCGGCGGGCGCCCCGGCGGTCGGCGAGGCGGACAGGAAGGTCGATCAGGCCGGCGGCGGGGCGGCGCAGGAGCAGGCCGCGCCGACCCAGGGCAAGGACAGCGCGGCGCAGGCGCCCGACCTGCGGGTCGACCAGCGCTCGATCATCTACACCGGGTCGATCACCCTGCGGGTGGAGGACGTCACCTCGGCGGCGGCCCAGGTCACCGGCATCGCCGCGGCCTCCGGCGGGTTCGTCGGCGGCGACGAGCGGCACAGCGGCGACGGCTCGTCGACCGCGAACATCACGTTGCGGGTCCCGGCCGACAAGTTCACCTCCGCGGTGGACCAGATCGCCAAGCTGGGCACCGAGGAGACGCGGGGCATCAACACCGAGGACGTCACCGAGCAGGTGGTCGACCTGGACGCCCGGATCTCCGTACAGAAGGCCCGGGTGGAGAGCGGCAAGCGCCTGCTCGCCGAGGCGAAGAGCCTGGACGATCTGGTCATGCTGGAGCGGGAGGTGGCCACCCGCGAGTCGGATCTGGCCGCGCTGGAGGGCAAGAAGCGGCGGCTGTCCGACCTCACCTCGCTCTCCACGATCACCGTGGTGCTCCTCGACCCGGCAGCGGCCGCGGTGGAGCCGGAGGAGGAGCCGCCGGGCTTCCTGGCCGGTCTCGCCGGCGGATGGAAGGCGCTGATGGCCTCGCTCGGGGTGCTGCTCACCATCCTGGGCGCGCTGCTCCCGTGGATCATCGCGATCGGCCTCCCGGCCTGGGCGGTCATGCACCTGCTGCGGCGTTACCGCCGCCGCAACACCCCGGCGCTGGTCGCTCCCCCTGCCGAGACCCCCGCTTCGAACCCCTGA
- a CDS encoding MBL fold metallo-hydrolase: protein MRVTKFTHSCLRVEGAGVLVVDPGEFSEASVLDGADAVLITHEHFDHLDVKAVTGAVARRPDLRIFAHPAVLKLLTDVDEATTAVSPREEFEAAGYRIRAFGGQHAIIHPYVPVFANLGFLIDDGATNLYHPGDSFVAPDVAVETLFVPLNAPWATIAESLEFVRGIRPERAFALHDGLVNERGAAVYGKHLESFSETRFARVEPGSVLD from the coding sequence GTGCGCGTCACGAAGTTCACGCACTCCTGTCTACGCGTCGAGGGCGCCGGAGTTCTCGTCGTCGATCCGGGCGAATTCTCCGAAGCGTCGGTATTGGACGGCGCGGACGCGGTGCTCATCACCCATGAGCATTTCGATCACCTCGATGTGAAGGCGGTGACCGGTGCCGTCGCCCGGCGGCCGGACCTGCGGATCTTCGCGCATCCGGCGGTGCTGAAACTGCTCACCGACGTCGACGAGGCCACCACCGCGGTGTCGCCGCGGGAGGAGTTCGAGGCGGCCGGGTACCGGATCCGGGCCTTCGGCGGGCAGCACGCGATCATCCACCCGTACGTTCCGGTCTTCGCCAACCTGGGCTTCCTGATCGACGACGGCGCCACCAACCTCTACCACCCGGGTGACTCCTTCGTGGCGCCGGACGTCGCCGTCGAGACGCTGTTCGTGCCGCTGAACGCGCCGTGGGCGACCATCGCCGAATCGCTCGAGTTCGTCCGCGGGATCCGGCCGGAGCGGGCGTTCGCGCTGCACGACGGTCTGGTCAACGAGCGCGGCGCGGCGGTCTACGGCAAACACCTGGAAAGCTTCTCGGAGACCCGGTTCGCCCGGGTCGAGCCGGGCAGCGTGCTGGACTGA